The Paenibacillus sp. YPG26 genome includes a window with the following:
- a CDS encoding AAA family ATPase, giving the protein MQGRVVAAGGRSEERPSRQINIILRNSDPPVISQALPDSEPAGVSKTAGQHQGVFAEIQKELDSLIGLENIKELVYEIFALLQVKQLRTEAGLLAGSQVYHMIYKGNPGTGKTTVARIVAKMFQKMGVLSKGHFIEAERADLVGEYIGHTAQKTRDLVKKAIGGILFIDEAYSLARGGEKDFGKEAIDTLVKAMEDYKDQFILILAGYSGEMEFFLHTNPGLPSRFPIQIDFPDYSIDQLIQISESMVKERDYILMPQAILKLKQHLAAEKSESPHAFSNARYVRNVIERSIRHQAVRLLNQYSSGSPGKLELMTIRTEDFKFDKISNK; this is encoded by the coding sequence ATGCAAGGGCGTGTTGTGGCCGCTGGCGGCCGTTCTGAAGAGAGGCCATCCAGACAGATCAATATTATTCTGCGAAATAGTGATCCTCCTGTCATCTCACAGGCACTTCCTGATTCCGAACCTGCGGGGGTGTCCAAGACTGCCGGACAGCACCAGGGAGTTTTTGCCGAGATACAGAAAGAACTGGATTCATTAATTGGCCTAGAGAACATTAAGGAATTGGTATACGAAATATTCGCTTTGCTCCAGGTTAAGCAGCTGCGGACAGAGGCGGGTCTGCTGGCGGGTTCTCAAGTCTACCATATGATCTATAAAGGGAATCCCGGGACAGGCAAGACCACAGTAGCCCGAATTGTTGCCAAGATGTTTCAGAAGATGGGGGTACTAAGTAAAGGTCATTTTATTGAGGCGGAGCGCGCTGACCTTGTTGGTGAATATATCGGACATACTGCACAAAAGACGCGCGATTTGGTTAAAAAAGCTATAGGCGGTATTCTTTTCATTGATGAAGCATACAGCCTGGCTCGCGGTGGAGAGAAGGATTTTGGTAAGGAAGCCATTGATACATTGGTGAAGGCCATGGAGGATTACAAGGATCAATTCATACTCATCTTAGCCGGGTATTCCGGTGAAATGGAGTTTTTCCTGCACACTAATCCTGGACTTCCCTCACGCTTCCCGATTCAGATTGATTTCCCGGACTATTCCATTGATCAGTTAATTCAAATATCCGAGAGCATGGTCAAAGAACGTGATTATATCCTCATGCCGCAGGCGATACTCAAATTGAAGCAGCACCTCGCTGCAGAAAAGAGTGAAAGCCCTCACGCGTTCAGCAATGCCAGATATGTGAGGAATGTAATTGAGCGTTCCATCCGCCATCAGGCTGTTCGTCTATTGAATCAATATTCAAGCGGCTCTCCGGGCAAGCTTGAGCTAATGACCATACGAACCGAAGATTTCAAATTTGACAAGATTAGTAACAAGTAG
- a CDS encoding DUF402 domain-containing protein, which produces MKRKFGDRANWRRVTRRQFTSRYVDNENFTGYITLYSIQALKEPLWKSYGNHTFRIADKGYSWLQYYPKGSNFIVTAMFDDRQQIIEWYIDICKSQGITDQGVPWFDDLYLDIVVLKNGEVFVLDQDELDEALTQRLISPRDYELAAKTTRELLHAIDAHTFPFFLMSLEHRRSGFLEEKDHDSLQ; this is translated from the coding sequence ATGAAGCGAAAATTTGGAGACCGGGCGAACTGGCGCCGTGTGACCCGGCGCCAATTCACATCACGTTATGTGGATAATGAAAATTTCACCGGTTACATTACATTGTACAGTATTCAAGCATTGAAAGAGCCGCTGTGGAAGTCTTATGGTAATCACACTTTCAGAATTGCAGACAAGGGCTATTCCTGGTTGCAGTACTATCCGAAAGGCTCTAATTTTATCGTTACAGCGATGTTTGATGATAGACAGCAAATTATTGAATGGTATATAGATATTTGCAAAAGTCAAGGGATCACCGACCAAGGAGTACCCTGGTTCGATGATCTATACTTGGATATCGTTGTTCTCAAGAATGGAGAAGTGTTCGTGCTTGACCAGGATGAGCTGGATGAAGCCCTAACCCAAAGGCTGATCTCTCCGAGAGACTATGAGCTCGCCGCCAAGACTACCCGTGAGCTGCTTCATGCCATTGATGCCCATACCTTCCCTTTCTTTCTGATGTCGCTGGAGCATCGGCGCAGTGGGTTCCTTGAGGAGAAAGATCATGATTCGCTCCAATAA
- the hfq gene encoding RNA chaperone Hfq, which translates to MNKSINIQDTFLNQLRKENIPVTVFLTNGFQIRGTIKAFDNFTIVIDSDGRQQMVYKHAISTFQPQRNVSLMQETPSEG; encoded by the coding sequence ATGAACAAGTCCATTAACATCCAAGATACGTTTCTGAATCAATTACGCAAAGAGAATATCCCTGTTACTGTATTCTTGACAAATGGTTTTCAAATTAGAGGGACGATTAAAGCCTTTGACAACTTCACCATTGTCATCGATAGTGATGGACGCCAACAAATGGTGTACAAGCACGCCATTTCCACATTCCAGCCGCAGCGTAACGTCTCTTTGATGCAAGAAACGCCTTCTGAAGGCTAA
- a CDS encoding PBP1A family penicillin-binding protein, which translates to MSTNNNRPSSRLSRSNPSGGSENTAKSKGTKQKKKITTKRVLWTMFFTMAFAVICAIGGYIFISINGEKILSENQDKLTIYETSKVYDRSGNLMGELSITKSEPVDIKQIPKLLQDAFIATEDKRFMEHSGIDLWSIGRAAVKDIVARSKVEGGSTITQQLAKNMFLSRDKTFFRKATEVSIAMALERNFSKDKILEMYLNRIYFGQGSYGIKAASQRYFGEGDLNQLELWEIATLAALPKGPSAYNPVTNPELSKSRRGIVLDLMLDQGYITAAQRDEAKKVEYDYTPPKKSQNYLAFKDYVMKEAEAKTGLTEDQLNRGGYKIYTTMDKQAQLAVEKAFADDSNFEQSKDDQQVQAAVVIMNHQNGSLVALQGGRDYERKGFSRVEARRQPGSAFKPIVDYAPALDTKKFTPNSLLSNEKQCFANGTYCPGNLHGYSKTIGMAAALEESANIPAVWLLDQVGVKTGVEYATKMGITMDPNDANLAIALGGLTKGTNTLEMAEAYSVFANGGYHNPAYSIKSIVGPEGKDVYTYNPPEPESVLGSDTAYYMTEMMERVVTSGTGKRASLGGRPVAGKTGTTQHGIKGLNSSRNRDAWFVGYTPEWTASVWMGYDKPDKDHLLKGSSGQSAALFGTIMKDALKDVPIKDFPVPSNLQKKEEEPVQQVNTTISGLAGAFNQDTGTVLLSWNGVDVANVKYRVYRKEASESGYTQLLEADSTSVEDVTVIPDTTYEYYVTYVDPATGLESEKSAVTQVSTQQAAPPVVEPEQPDPVNPDDNTTDQGNNPDNNNGNGNGNGNSNGNGNGNGNGNGKGNGNGQGGDDQGGGTGQEDQTGGTDQGSGTTNPDTTTPGTTTPGTTTPGTTSPETDTGGTSNDSSGTDAGAQTQGTNSGR; encoded by the coding sequence ATGTCTACGAACAATAACAGACCGTCTTCCAGACTTTCGAGGTCGAATCCGTCTGGAGGCAGCGAGAACACAGCTAAGTCAAAGGGAACGAAGCAGAAGAAAAAGATCACGACAAAGCGTGTGCTTTGGACCATGTTTTTCACCATGGCGTTTGCAGTCATCTGTGCAATTGGCGGTTATATATTCATATCTATTAATGGTGAGAAAATTCTGAGCGAGAACCAGGATAAGCTGACGATTTATGAGACTTCGAAAGTATATGATCGCTCAGGCAATTTAATGGGCGAGTTATCCATTACCAAGAGTGAGCCTGTAGATATCAAGCAGATTCCTAAGCTTCTGCAGGATGCTTTCATTGCAACGGAGGATAAACGGTTCATGGAGCACTCCGGTATCGATCTCTGGTCGATCGGCCGTGCAGCGGTGAAGGACATAGTCGCGCGCTCCAAAGTGGAGGGTGGAAGTACAATTACCCAACAGCTTGCGAAGAATATGTTCCTCTCGCGCGATAAGACCTTTTTCCGTAAGGCAACAGAAGTGTCCATTGCCATGGCTTTGGAGCGTAATTTCAGCAAAGACAAGATTCTCGAAATGTACCTGAACCGGATCTATTTCGGTCAAGGCTCTTATGGGATTAAAGCCGCTTCTCAGCGTTATTTCGGCGAGGGTGATTTGAATCAGCTGGAACTATGGGAAATCGCTACGCTTGCAGCGCTTCCTAAAGGCCCATCCGCCTATAATCCAGTGACGAATCCGGAGCTGTCCAAGAGCCGCCGGGGCATCGTGTTGGACCTGATGCTTGATCAGGGATATATTACGGCAGCCCAGCGTGATGAAGCGAAGAAGGTGGAGTATGATTATACACCTCCGAAGAAGAGCCAGAATTATCTCGCCTTCAAGGATTACGTGATGAAAGAGGCGGAAGCGAAGACAGGTCTGACGGAAGATCAGCTGAACCGCGGGGGTTACAAAATCTATACAACCATGGATAAGCAGGCTCAACTGGCTGTAGAGAAGGCTTTTGCAGATGACAGCAATTTTGAGCAAAGCAAGGACGACCAGCAGGTGCAGGCAGCGGTTGTCATCATGAACCACCAGAATGGCAGCTTGGTTGCTCTGCAGGGCGGGCGCGATTATGAACGCAAAGGCTTCAGCCGGGTCGAAGCCAGACGTCAGCCTGGATCGGCTTTCAAGCCAATTGTTGACTATGCGCCAGCACTGGATACGAAGAAATTCACTCCGAACTCCTTGCTCAGCAATGAGAAGCAGTGCTTCGCGAATGGAACCTATTGTCCGGGTAACCTGCACGGATATTCCAAGACGATTGGAATGGCAGCTGCCTTGGAAGAATCCGCGAATATCCCTGCAGTGTGGCTCCTGGATCAAGTGGGAGTCAAGACGGGTGTCGAGTATGCCACCAAGATGGGCATAACGATGGATCCTAATGACGCGAATCTCGCCATAGCCCTTGGGGGTCTGACCAAAGGAACGAATACACTTGAAATGGCAGAGGCCTATAGTGTATTTGCGAATGGGGGATACCATAATCCTGCCTACTCCATCAAGAGCATTGTAGGACCAGAAGGCAAGGACGTATATACCTACAATCCTCCGGAGCCAGAGTCTGTCCTAGGTTCTGACACGGCGTACTATATGACCGAGATGATGGAGAGGGTAGTTACAAGCGGAACGGGTAAGCGCGCAAGCTTGGGAGGACGTCCGGTGGCCGGCAAGACCGGAACAACCCAACACGGAATCAAAGGCCTGAACAGCAGCCGCAACCGGGATGCATGGTTCGTCGGCTACACGCCGGAATGGACTGCCTCTGTCTGGATGGGTTACGACAAGCCGGACAAAGACCATCTTCTCAAAGGAAGCAGTGGACAGTCAGCGGCACTCTTCGGCACCATCATGAAGGATGCGCTTAAGGATGTTCCAATCAAGGATTTCCCGGTCCCAAGTAACCTTCAGAAGAAGGAAGAGGAGCCTGTTCAACAGGTAAATACTACAATTAGTGGACTTGCCGGAGCCTTCAACCAGGATACGGGTACTGTACTGTTAAGCTGGAATGGAGTCGATGTGGCAAATGTGAAGTACCGCGTATATCGCAAGGAAGCTTCTGAATCCGGTTATACTCAACTGCTGGAAGCTGATTCAACGTCAGTAGAAGATGTAACGGTAATTCCGGATACAACTTATGAATACTACGTTACTTACGTAGATCCTGCTACAGGCCTGGAAAGTGAGAAATCGGCTGTGACCCAGGTATCGACACAGCAAGCCGCGCCGCCTGTAGTCGAACCTGAGCAACCGGATCCAGTTAATCCGGATGATAACACCACAGATCAAGGAAATAATCCGGATAACAATAATGGAAATGGAAACGGCAACGGGAACAGCAATGGTAACGGGAATGGTAATGGTAACGGCAATGGGAAAGGGAACGGAAACGGGCAAGGCGGTGATGATCAAGGGGGAGGCACTGGCCAGGAAGATCAGACAGGAGGAACCGATCAAGGTTCAGGTACTACGAACCCTGACACGACCACGCCTGGAACTACGACTCCAGGCACGACCACACCGGGTACTACTTCTCCAGAAACGGATACTGGAGGAACCTCTAATGATTCCTCTGGAACGGATGCTGGTGCTCAGACCCAGGGTACCAATTCAGGAAGGTAA
- the miaA gene encoding tRNA (adenosine(37)-N6)-dimethylallyltransferase MiaA: MTTDKKPKLLVLVGPTAVGKTRMSIELSKMFNCEIISGDSMQVYQGMDIGTAKITPAEMDGVPHHLIDVLTPDEPFSVALFQDYCNKLIPEITSRGHLPFIVGGTGLYVESVCYEFKFTDAAADEVFREEQLRYAEEHGAEALHARLALIDPESAQRLHPNDQRRIVRALEIYHLTGQTLSSQLALQNKQSPYDLCIIGLTMDRQLLYNRIEARIDEMMGQGLVQEVKSLLGKGYARNLVAMQGLGYKEIAEHLVDGVPLEEAVFKLKRDTRRYAKRQLSWFRHMHDIHWVDMTYPENYPENLAKVRAIIAGKFLEDLEYTSKH; this comes from the coding sequence TTGACAACAGATAAGAAACCCAAACTGCTAGTCCTTGTCGGACCTACTGCGGTTGGCAAGACACGCATGAGTATTGAGCTGTCCAAAATGTTCAACTGTGAAATTATATCGGGGGACTCCATGCAGGTATACCAAGGGATGGATATCGGAACAGCCAAGATTACGCCGGCCGAAATGGATGGCGTGCCTCATCATTTGATTGATGTGCTCACTCCTGATGAGCCTTTCTCTGTAGCCCTTTTTCAGGACTATTGTAACAAGCTTATCCCTGAGATCACTTCCCGAGGGCATTTGCCCTTTATTGTCGGAGGAACGGGTCTGTACGTGGAATCCGTCTGTTATGAGTTCAAATTCACGGACGCAGCCGCGGACGAAGTGTTCCGGGAGGAGCAGCTCAGGTATGCAGAGGAGCATGGGGCAGAGGCTCTTCATGCCAGATTGGCCCTTATTGATCCAGAGTCCGCTCAGCGGCTTCATCCCAATGACCAGCGAAGAATTGTCCGAGCCCTTGAAATTTATCATTTAACGGGTCAGACCCTCTCATCCCAGCTTGCCCTGCAGAATAAGCAATCTCCGTATGATCTGTGTATCATCGGTTTGACAATGGACCGTCAATTGCTATATAACCGTATAGAAGCACGCATTGACGAGATGATGGGCCAGGGGCTGGTTCAGGAAGTTAAGTCACTGCTTGGCAAAGGCTATGCCAGGAATCTTGTGGCCATGCAAGGGCTTGGCTATAAGGAGATTGCCGAGCATTTGGTTGACGGGGTGCCACTAGAGGAAGCTGTATTCAAGCTGAAAAGAGACACGCGGCGATATGCGAAGCGGCAGCTTTCGTGGTTCCGGCATATGCATGACATTCATTGGGTGGACATGACATACCCGGAAAATTACCCGGAGAATTTGGCGAAAGTACGTGCTATAATAGCAGGAAAGTTCCTTGAAGATCTTGAATATACTTCAAAACACTAA
- a CDS encoding YdcF family protein: MIRSNKPYVLNKIIRGIILAAVLGCLWHGYAWYQIGCLPSTEVHGKADAGIVLGAAMWGDVPSPGLRERLDQSLKEYRAGSFRYFIVSGGLNASRSRYTEAEGMAKYLKDHDVPAQAILLENEATNTYENLFFSREIMKRYQLNTAIIITHTFHGRRAKEMAESLSYIDPQLSLVESKVLKKVPNHFREILAYSKWTLIKLGIPLSI, encoded by the coding sequence ATGATTCGCTCCAATAAGCCTTATGTGCTTAACAAAATCATCCGCGGAATTATTTTGGCAGCTGTGCTTGGCTGTCTATGGCACGGATACGCATGGTATCAGATTGGCTGCTTACCCAGTACGGAAGTCCATGGCAAGGCTGATGCTGGAATCGTGCTGGGTGCAGCCATGTGGGGGGATGTGCCCAGTCCCGGGCTTAGAGAGAGGCTTGATCAGAGTCTGAAGGAATACCGGGCGGGTTCTTTTCGGTATTTCATCGTTTCGGGAGGACTGAACGCATCGAGATCAAGATATACCGAGGCGGAAGGTATGGCTAAGTATTTAAAAGATCACGATGTTCCAGCCCAAGCGATCCTATTAGAGAATGAAGCGACCAATACTTATGAGAATCTTTTTTTCAGCAGGGAAATAATGAAGCGGTATCAACTGAACACGGCCATCATCATTACCCATACTTTTCACGGAAGGCGTGCGAAGGAAATGGCCGAATCTCTTAGTTACATAGACCCGCAGCTGAGCTTGGTAGAATCCAAGGTGCTGAAGAAAGTACCCAATCATTTTAGAGAAATATTAGCCTATAGCAAATGGACGCTGATTAAGCTGGGCATTCCTCTCTCTATATAA